Proteins from a single region of Campylobacter sp. RM16704:
- a CDS encoding glycosyl transferase family 90 — translation MADSRFMMNVKGIGGAFIPRFLFQNKLKNIFFDILTLNVKNIEYIKTRVNYYNKLNFDRAKHIISSQNAEKIGKFPFKKTSLSYDAYAISKYFNDEFLWIKAFGDISYILSEASICKDRPICDGNYNNIIMKLDKNRHFVFLKDETEFEDKKNIAVYRGAVYQNNRKEFFRKNFFRKKCDIGHTGKKLEEWKKHFLSKQDQLQYKFLISLEGNTFASNLIWSLSSNSLVLAPKMRYETWFMEGRLIPNEHFALIDDDYENVEALIDYYLANPHRAKEIIQNAHAYIEQFLDEKIEFYIGILVLAKYFYYSKQLDLSKDIIDLFG, via the coding sequence ATGGCAGATTCAAGATTTATGATGAATGTTAAAGGCATAGGTGGAGCTTTTATTCCAAGATTTTTATTTCAAAATAAATTGAAAAATATTTTTTTTGATATTTTAACATTAAATGTAAAAAATATAGAATACATAAAAACTAGAGTAAATTATTATAATAAGTTAAATTTTGATAGAGCAAAACATATTATCTCATCACAAAATGCTGAAAAAATAGGAAAATTTCCTTTTAAAAAAACCTCATTATCTTATGATGCTTATGCGATTAGTAAATATTTTAATGATGAATTTTTATGGATTAAAGCATTTGGTGATATCTCTTATATTTTAAGTGAAGCTTCAATTTGTAAAGATAGACCTATTTGTGATGGTAATTATAATAATATTATCATGAAATTAGATAAAAATAGACATTTTGTATTTTTAAAAGATGAAACTGAATTTGAAGACAAAAAAAATATTGCTGTTTATAGAGGAGCTGTTTATCAAAATAATAGAAAGGAATTTTTTAGAAAAAATTTTTTTAGAAAAAAATGCGATATAGGACATACTGGAAAAAAATTAGAAGAATGGAAAAAACATTTTCTAAGCAAACAAGATCAATTGCAATATAAATTTTTAATATCACTTGAAGGCAATACTTTTGCTAGTAATTTGATTTGGTCATTGAGCTCCAATTCTTTAGTTTTGGCACCAAAAATGCGTTATGAAACTTGGTTTATGGAAGGAAGATTAATCCCCAATGAACACTTTGCTTTAATTGATGATGATTATGAAAATGTAGAAGCTTTAATTGATTATTATCTAGCAAATCCACATAGAGCAAAAGAAATCATTCAAAATGCCCATGCTTATATAGAGCAATTTTTAGATGAAAAGATAGAATTTTATATAGGAATTTTGGTTTTAGCTAAGTATTTTTATTATTCAAAACAACTTGATTTGTCAAAAGATATTATTGATTTATTTGGATAA
- the rsmH gene encoding 16S rRNA (cytosine(1402)-N(4))-methyltransferase RsmH, with the protein MQSPHIPVLLQEVLKIFEDVDNGDFLDCTLGYGGHSKALLQAHEKLNLIACDKDLEALNFSKEFLKEFQNRINFKHMSFREILSNISTQNLRGILADIGVSSLQLDKNDRGFSLNSDFLDMRMDQNNTLSAKEVVNSYSKEALEQIFKDYGDLTPVASMLAQKIIIARSQKEITSAKDLYQIVGNTKLKGRNVPLALLVFQALRIEVNDELGELKQLLESIEKANLKNCKLAVISFHSLEDKIVKNTFKRWEKDCICDERAIKCECGKNHSIGKILTKKVISASKEEISYNSRSSCAKMRVFYFR; encoded by the coding sequence TTGCAAAGTCCTCATATTCCAGTTTTACTACAAGAGGTTTTAAAAATTTTTGAAGATGTTGATAATGGAGATTTTTTGGATTGTACTTTGGGCTATGGAGGACACTCCAAAGCTTTATTGCAAGCACATGAAAAATTAAATTTGATTGCTTGTGATAAAGATTTGGAAGCCTTGAATTTCTCCAAAGAATTCTTGAAAGAATTTCAAAATAGAATAAACTTTAAACATATGAGTTTTAGAGAAATACTAAGTAATATTTCTACGCAAAATCTAAGAGGAATTTTAGCTGATATCGGTGTTTCTTCTTTGCAACTTGATAAAAATGATAGAGGATTTTCTCTTAATTCTGATTTTTTAGATATGAGAATGGATCAAAATAACACTTTAAGTGCAAAAGAAGTGGTAAATTCTTATAGCAAAGAAGCTTTAGAGCAAATTTTTAAAGATTATGGAGATTTGACACCTGTAGCATCAATGCTTGCTCAAAAAATTATTATTGCAAGAAGTCAAAAAGAAATCACTAGTGCTAAAGATTTGTATCAAATAGTTGGAAATACTAAATTAAAAGGACGTAATGTACCTTTAGCATTACTTGTTTTTCAAGCTTTGCGTATAGAAGTAAATGATGAATTAGGAGAACTAAAACAATTACTTGAAAGTATAGAAAAAGCGAATTTAAAAAATTGTAAACTTGCTGTCATTAGCTTTCATTCTTTAGAAGATAAAATAGTAAAAAATACTTTTAAAAGATGGGAAAAAGATTGTATTTGTGATGAAAGAGCAATAAAATGTGAATGTGGTAAAAATCATAGCATTGGTAAAATTTTAACTAAAAAAGTTATAAGTGCTTCCAAAGAAGAAATAAGTTATAATAGTAGATCAAGTTGTGCAAAGATGAGAGTTTTTTATTTTAGGTAA